A single genomic interval of Bradyrhizobium sp. CCBAU 53338 harbors:
- a CDS encoding cysteine dioxygenase has protein sequence MSQKLLAFVAEVTRCVENVQDEVIVVSRVRKAMSELVSTDDWLPETMALSDPKFYQQHLLYGDPLDRFSVVSFVWGPGQQTPVHDHSVWGVIGMLRGSEINQRYGRTAYGMDPIGGSERLEPGDVEIVSEAVGDIHQVRNAFDDRVSISIHCYGGNIGRIRRHVFKDLGETQEFVSGYSNALTPNLWAPAQ, from the coding sequence GTGAGCCAAAAGCTGCTTGCATTTGTGGCCGAGGTGACACGCTGTGTCGAAAACGTTCAGGACGAAGTCATAGTCGTTTCGCGCGTCAGGAAGGCGATGAGCGAGCTTGTGTCAACGGATGACTGGTTGCCTGAGACGATGGCGCTGTCCGATCCCAAATTCTATCAGCAACATCTGCTATATGGAGACCCTCTTGATCGCTTTTCGGTCGTGAGCTTCGTTTGGGGACCGGGCCAGCAGACGCCGGTCCATGACCATTCCGTGTGGGGTGTCATCGGCATGTTGCGAGGATCCGAGATCAACCAGAGGTACGGCCGGACGGCCTATGGGATGGACCCGATCGGTGGTTCCGAGCGACTGGAGCCAGGCGACGTGGAAATCGTGTCGGAAGCGGTTGGCGACATTCATCAAGTGCGAAATGCGTTCGATGACCGCGTGTCCATTAGTATCCACTGCTACGGTGGGAATATCGGGAGAATCCGACGTCATGTCTTCAAAGATCTCGGTGAGACCCAAGAGTTTGTCTCGGGTTATTCCAATGCTCTCACTCCCAACCTCTGGGCGCCAGCGCAGTGA